The Planococcus versutus genome contains a region encoding:
- a CDS encoding enoyl-CoA hydratase/isomerase family protein — MTHEYLIVETENNVMTITLNRTDAGNAINIPFAKELFEAALSATHDSEVDVVVIQGSGKAFSFGGDLKSFSDAGDKIDSSLKEVTTYLHNATSLLARMKKVVIASVNGTAAGAGLSLLCACDLVISSDKAKFTSAYTNVGLTPDGSCTYFLPRLIGLRKTQELLYTNRVLSAQEAADWGIVTQVVAANELQQKTKELADKIANGSTSANGTTKKLLSSSFLDRLDSHMALESDSISDMTVTADGKEGIAAFLEKRRPNFSN; from the coding sequence GTGACACATGAATATTTGATAGTTGAAACTGAAAATAACGTCATGACGATTACATTAAATAGAACAGATGCAGGAAACGCAATTAATATACCATTTGCTAAAGAGTTATTTGAAGCTGCGTTATCAGCTACTCATGATTCTGAAGTGGATGTTGTAGTCATTCAGGGGAGTGGAAAAGCCTTTTCATTTGGAGGTGATTTGAAGAGCTTTAGTGATGCAGGAGATAAAATTGATTCCAGTTTAAAAGAAGTTACAACGTATCTTCATAATGCAACTAGTTTGTTAGCAAGAATGAAGAAAGTCGTTATTGCATCAGTCAATGGTACTGCTGCAGGAGCAGGATTGAGTTTACTTTGTGCATGTGATCTTGTTATTTCAAGTGATAAGGCGAAATTCACATCGGCTTATACAAATGTCGGATTAACGCCGGACGGCTCCTGCACATACTTCCTACCACGTCTTATCGGCCTTAGAAAAACACAGGAACTTCTGTATACAAACCGAGTATTATCTGCGCAAGAAGCAGCTGACTGGGGAATAGTCACGCAAGTAGTGGCGGCAAATGAATTACAGCAAAAAACAAAAGAGCTAGCAGACAAAATCGCAAACGGATCTACATCAGCGAATGGAACGACGAAGAAGTTGCTAAGCAGTAGCTTCTTAGATCGATTGGATTCACACATGGCATTAGAATCTGATTCAATTTCCGATATGACCGTAACAGCTGATGGTAAGGAAGGGATTGCAGCATTTTTAGAAAAAAGACGTCCTAACTTTTCTAATTGA
- a CDS encoding SDR family NAD(P)-dependent oxidoreductase — protein sequence MTNFQGKVAIVTGGASGIGSAITHRLLEAGVKVAVADLNEAKLKEMEDANAGNLIGVVANVTKEADIEALVKKTVEAFGSLDFAFNVAGASKAGAITEQSEEDWDFTVDLCLKSVFLSVKHEAKYMKEHGGGAIVNIASLNAHVPMFYGAAYSSAKAGVEMLTKNAALELAQHQIRVNAILPGLISTPLTSDLTKVEAINDAYMDRIPMRRAGEADEMAGPALFLVSEDASYVNGASLLVDGAWAVSGYPDLSKFM from the coding sequence ATGACAAATTTTCAAGGGAAAGTAGCGATTGTAACAGGAGGGGCATCCGGAATCGGATCTGCGATTACGCACCGTTTGCTGGAAGCGGGAGTAAAGGTGGCCGTGGCTGATTTAAATGAAGCGAAACTGAAGGAAATGGAAGACGCAAATGCCGGCAATTTGATCGGCGTCGTAGCTAATGTCACCAAAGAAGCTGATATTGAAGCATTGGTAAAGAAAACAGTGGAAGCTTTTGGTAGCCTCGACTTTGCGTTTAATGTGGCCGGAGCTTCAAAAGCTGGAGCAATCACCGAGCAAAGTGAAGAAGACTGGGACTTTACAGTAGATTTATGCTTGAAAAGTGTCTTTCTTTCAGTAAAACATGAAGCCAAATACATGAAAGAGCATGGCGGCGGAGCAATCGTCAATATCGCATCATTAAACGCACATGTGCCGATGTTTTACGGAGCGGCTTATTCTTCTGCAAAAGCGGGCGTGGAAATGCTGACGAAAAATGCAGCACTCGAACTTGCACAGCACCAAATTCGGGTCAATGCCATTCTCCCAGGACTGATCTCAACACCGCTGACAAGTGATTTGACGAAAGTGGAAGCGATTAATGATGCTTACATGGACCGCATACCGATGCGCCGCGCGGGGGAAGCGGATGAAATGGCCGGTCCGGCACTGTTCCTGGTCAGTGAAGACGCCTCTTATGTGAACGGCGCAAGTCTATTGGTTGACGGGGCGTGGGCTGTTTCTGGTTACCCGGATCTGAGTAAGTTTATGTAA
- a CDS encoding GntR family transcriptional regulator — MKATDRIEKIFIQKVLKGELPPQSLLSSERELALDFEVGRPVIREVMQRLERDGWLTIRSGKRAVVNDYWEQGNLMTLNHLLTDEEHIQEEFIVYLMELRKNLAPAYTKDAVNHKALTVASLLSESENIADEPQGFAEYDWHLQKGLAAASPNPIYLLMLNSFQQLYIKTAVHYFQDGQSRQATRKYYRDLMETAMAKDGNWAEILVKKEMEDSIKRWKQQLTTKKKGED; from the coding sequence GTGAAAGCGACCGATCGAATAGAAAAGATATTCATACAAAAAGTGTTGAAAGGGGAATTGCCGCCGCAGTCATTGCTTTCATCCGAACGGGAGCTGGCTTTGGATTTCGAAGTTGGCAGACCCGTAATCCGGGAAGTGATGCAGCGCCTGGAAAGGGACGGTTGGCTGACAATCCGCAGCGGCAAGCGAGCAGTGGTCAATGATTACTGGGAACAAGGCAATTTAATGACCTTGAATCATTTGCTGACAGATGAAGAACATATACAGGAAGAATTTATTGTTTACTTGATGGAACTGAGAAAAAACCTTGCTCCTGCATATACAAAAGATGCAGTGAATCACAAAGCTTTAACGGTGGCTTCGTTATTGAGTGAAAGTGAAAATATTGCCGATGAGCCGCAGGGTTTTGCCGAATATGACTGGCATCTTCAAAAAGGGCTGGCGGCCGCTTCGCCAAATCCGATTTACTTATTGATGTTAAACAGTTTTCAGCAGCTTTACATCAAAACGGCTGTCCATTATTTTCAAGATGGACAGTCTCGTCAAGCGACCAGAAAATATTACCGCGATTTGATGGAAACTGCGATGGCGAAAGACGGTAATTGGGCGGAAATCCTGGTGAAAAAAGAAATGGAAGACAGCATCAAAAGGTGGAAACAGCAATTGACTACGAAGAAAAAAGGAGAAGATTAA
- a CDS encoding sterol desaturase family protein, giving the protein MKKIYKEFFLFPDIAVLLVILAASICVQVWHGLTLPAIGLFAFGMLVFMFSEYLSHRFFFHLKAPKNSFFLKLLKRLHYDHHKDPNNLHLLFLPLWYSLPQILLISLVFYLVSGSFWLTLAFAAGLKTMLLLYEWKHYVAHRPIKPKTKFGKNVKKLHILHHFKNENYWYGVSTPFVDVLFGTLKDEKDVETSRTVKDLEKRL; this is encoded by the coding sequence ATGAAAAAAATCTACAAAGAATTCTTTTTGTTTCCGGATATCGCTGTTCTTCTGGTTATTCTCGCTGCCAGTATCTGCGTTCAGGTGTGGCACGGCTTGACTCTGCCGGCAATCGGCTTATTCGCTTTCGGTATGCTGGTCTTCATGTTCAGTGAATATTTGTCGCATCGGTTTTTCTTCCATTTAAAAGCGCCGAAAAACTCTTTTTTTCTGAAATTATTAAAGCGCTTACATTATGACCACCACAAAGATCCGAATAATCTGCACCTGCTGTTTTTGCCATTATGGTACAGCCTTCCTCAAATTTTGCTCATCTCTTTGGTTTTTTATCTGGTATCCGGGAGCTTTTGGCTCACCCTGGCTTTTGCGGCAGGATTAAAAACGATGCTTCTGCTGTATGAATGGAAGCATTACGTGGCGCACCGGCCAATAAAACCGAAAACCAAATTCGGCAAAAATGTGAAGAAATTGCATATTCTCCACCATTTTAAAAATGAAAATTATTGGTATGGCGTCTCAACGCCCTTTGTGGATGTCTTGTTCGGAACGTTGAAAGATGAAAAAGATGTGGAAACGAGCCGAACGGTAAAAGATCTGGAAAAACGGCTGTAG